Proteins from one Megalops cyprinoides isolate fMegCyp1 chromosome 11, fMegCyp1.pri, whole genome shotgun sequence genomic window:
- the LOC118785459 gene encoding bromodomain adjacent to zinc finger domain protein 2B-like isoform X5 gives MESGERLASPSSASSSAASSSPAPSSKSSLTPGPTALGSTLTTCGHLFRAASDQPFNLSTVSSAFPMVNHPAFGLYTTSSGRSEFGGLGTLGVSAALAAHPQLGAFPEWWRSPEAHGRGAAAFFPPLLGLPPMFAPPVQNHESSPFQSRTPSTNGRSTTKGVNGAVNGSSMSASSKGSPSTTASPALAASERMKSPSSGSRSHRANPDGGQVAEKATQKTKEKKLGKKAVEISSNSDSESGSSSGTSSEGVSSTDSEDLGEDDDDDDDEEDDDQSNESEDSDSEKEAQEKRKIKVLRRNPGEGKKEGPRAAEDKEPQDRSGCQPHSFPPEPPSAAHLPPQSPPLRPGLLQATPHIFQSSKPNEEAAKQQHQSVIHAVGLAASAKPLALVTQPRREASPGPLGPVPKPFSLSPSPKPPAPSPDSGRPSSRSVLEEPLSQINDFRLKPPFLSQELKKQQELFKAQKKLVTSSLPPPKLSPQTQSSHKLTPPHSKHSNLFLSNTLLGHHPNGVIQTTIQEAPLALITKPRGQPRTPEKPVLVVPSAPFSAPVNLSTGPKNLTAVSVVRARPSTSPGRADGPAKSRTPNAPPGAKGLPQSHLAQSLVDLFRGTESDIPSSKDSDDSGEDDEDEDDEDEDEDEDSDDSPSESESNLESNSDGSEDDARDRDEMETDTEGDKTPLKLTKSPPLPNTSANHSANCSPLNLIKTPSTATPTATIATNSGVSAYHSAPLSSFSLSPLPGSGKRRRVTDERELRIPLELGWQRETRIRNLGGRLQGDVAYYAPCGKKLRQYPDVVKYLSRNGISDITRDNFSFSAKIRVGDFYEARDGPQGLQWSLLKEEEVLPRILAMEGRRGRPPNPERQQAGDGSRSRRRKGRPPNVGEAEIPGATNAKLLRKLEAQEIARQAAQIKLMRKLEKQALARAAKEARKQQAIMAAEEKRKQKEQIKILKQQEKIKRIQQIRMEKELRAQQILEAKRKKKEEAANARILEAEKRTKEKELRRQQAVILKHQELERHRLDMVWERERRRQHMMLMKAMEARKKAEEKERLKQEKRDEKRLNKERKLELRRLELEIAKELKKPNEDMCLADHKPLPELSRIPGLVLPGSTFSDCLMVMQFLRSFGKVLGFDVSVDVPSLGVLQEGLLNVGESMGEVQDLLVRMLSAVVCDPGLPPGHRTKTALGDHLTNVGINRDNVSEILQIYMEAHCGGTELAELMESLKTKAFQAHTPGQKASILAFLVNELACSKSVVSEIDKNIDHMTNLRRDKWVIEGKLRKLRIIHAKKTGKRDSGVAGEETQALGTPTAGRKRKRKGGDSDEDEDEDEDSDDQGDDDDDEEEEVKKGKKVETCEEEDEGDQTASVEELEKQIEKLTKQQSQIRRKLFEASHSLRSMMFGQDRYKRRYWVLPQCGGIFVEGMESGEGPEEVEKERERLKNAETVQIKEEPPEVVEEKPLDAGLDLNFERTTETPEEKKEEKASPNLFLQKPDSFSKLSKLLEVAKMSPESDEHHQKQNGSPAMVQAAMPSPTHANFQTGLPSGLPTAPAPPPVEAPPDPATTPHLGSPAKRASPHQLLPNDQLFRVLTEKSGHWFSLLPRSPCDDSSLTSNPTPQTTSPQPCSTGPKSPSSSSPIPTAASASASPHNPGGINNFAFSSIQVKPGIHLMGVPFCGWPGGMVSPNLPFSGSHPSAPMLSPGYPVVEANGSPFLAPSISTSKSDSPAPPSEKPPSAPSPVVEVAKPQDYPTPRPIPEEMLTGWWKVSDMEELRTLVKVLHFRGVREKALQKQIQKHMEYIAQACAKNRDAAIIDVSDMEENQVTAETVESWCVEEQAMEMDIAVLQQVEELERKVTSASLQVKGWIYPEPHSEREDLVYHEHKPASKLCPAADKEAGEEQEEKEGSGIVRRVNNPLDIAVTRLAELERNIERRGEEDIAPGMKVWRKALSEVRSAAQLALCIQQLQKSIAWEKSIMKVYCQICRKGDNEELLLLCDGCDKGCHTYCQRPKITVIPEGDWFCPACISKASGQSPKNKKLPNRAGGGGGGGGGGGGGGAGGGAGGGGGGGGKKNSEIKRSRKPSVAGEVSEDDAASTSSTPKKGAKESKKRKGEETPTPNQPKQDSPASVKKAKTARDNAKDLAVCSVLLSELEGHEDAWPFLTPVNLKSVPGYKKVIKKPMDFSTIREKLGSNQYQNLETFIVDVNLVFDNCEKFNEDDSDIGRAGHNMRKFFERRRTELLKMN, from the exons GACATTTGTTCCGAGCGGCCAGCGATCAACCTTTCAATCTATCCACCGTCTCAAGTGCCTTCCCCATGGTCAATCACCCAGCCTTTGGCCTGTACACTACGAGCTCGGGCCGCTCTGAATTCGGGGGCCTGGGAACCCTCGGAGTGTCAGCAGCCCTGGCAGCTCACCCTCAGCTGGGTGCTTTTCCAG AGTGGTGGCGAAGCCCTGAGGCTCACGGACGAGGGGCGGCAGCTTTCTTCCCCCCTCTTTTGGGCCTGCCCCCCATGTTTGCGCCTCCGGTACAGAACCACGAGTCCAGCCCCTTCCAGTCCCGTACCCCCAGCACCAATGGCCGAAGCACCACCAAAg GGGTGAACGGCGCGGTGAACGGGAGCAGCATGTCCGCCTCCTCCAAGGGGAGCCCGTCCACCACGGCATCCCCGGCACTGGCAGCCTCCGAGCGGATGAAGTCCCCCAGCTCCGGCAGCAGGAGTCACAGAGCCAACCCGGACGGCGGCCAGGTGGCCGAGAAAGCCACCCAGAAAACTAAAGAGAAG AAACTGGGCAAGAAGGCGGTGGAGATCTCCAGCAACAGCGACAGTGAATCGGGGTCCTCCTCGGGCACCTCCAGCGAAGGGGTGAGCAGCACCGACTCGGAGGACCTGGGAGAGGACGACGACGATGACGATGACGAAGAGGATGACGATCAGAGCAACGAGAGCGAAGACTCTGACTCCGAGAAGGAAGCGCAAGAGAAGAGGAAGATAAAG GTGCTGAGGCGGAATCCCGGCGAAGGGAAGAAGGAAGGGCCGAGAGCTGCAGAGGACAAGGAGCCCCAGGACCGGAGCGGCTGCCAGCCCCACAGCTTCCCCCCCGAGCCCCCTTCCGCCGCCCACCTCCCGCCCCAGTCGCCCCCGCTGCGGCCAGGCCTGCTCCAGGCCACCCCGCACATCTTCCAGAGCTCCAAGCCCAACGAGGAGGCCGCTAAGCAGCAGCACCAGAGCGTCATCCATGCCGTTGGGCTGGCGGCCAGTGCCAAGCCCCTGGCCCTGGTCACCCAGCCCCGCCGAGAGGCCTCGCCCGGCCCCCTCGGGCCCGTGCCCAaacccttctccctctccccctctcccaaaCCCCCGGCCCCTTCCCCCGACAGCGGGAGGCCGAGCAGCAGGAGTGTGCTGGAGGAGCCCCTCTCACAGATCAATGATTTCAGACTGAAACCG CCTTTTCTTTCCCAGGAGCTGAAGAAACAGCAGGAGCTCTTCAAAGCCCAGAAAAAGCTTGTGACATCATCGCTGCCCCCTCCCAAACTGTCCCCTCAGACTCAGAGCAGCCACAAGCTCACTCCTCCACACAGCAAGCACTCCAACCTCTTCCTCTCCAACACCCTCCTCGGGCACCATCCCAACGGGGTCATCCAGACCACCATCCAGGAGGCTCCGCTGGCCCTCATCACCAAGCCGCGCGGGCAGCCCAGGACCCCGGAGAAGCCCGTCCTGGTGGTGCCCAGCGCCCCTTTTTCTGCGCCGGTCAACCTGAGCACGGGGCCCAAGAATCTGACGGCCGTGTCCGTGGTCCGGGCGCGGCCCTCTACCTCACCCGGCCGGGCAGACGGGCCGGCGAAGAGCAGGACCCCCAACGCCCCGCCTGGGGCGAAAGGTCTGCCCCAGAGCCACCTGGCCCAGTCCCTGGTGGACCTCTTCCGGGGGACCGAGTCCGACATCCCCAGCAGCAAGGACTCGGACGACTCCGGTGAGGACGACGAGGATGAAGacgacgaggacgaggacgaggacgaggatTCGGACGACAGCCCATCAG AGTCAGAAAGCAACCTGGAGAGCAACTCCGACGGCTCCGAGGATGACGCCAGGGACCGTGACGAGATGGAAACCGACACCGAGGGGGACAAGACCCCCCTGAAGCTCACCAAAAGCCCCCCCCTGCCTAACACCTCCGCGAACCACTCGGCCAACTGCTCCCCGCTCAACCTCATCAAGACGCCCAGCACGGCCACACCCACGGCCACCATAGCGACCAACTCTGGCGTCTCAGCCTATCACAGCGCGCCCTTGTCATCCTTCTCCCTCAGCCCCCTGCCAG GATCCGGGAAGCGAAGGAGGGTGACAGACGAACGAGAGCTGAGGATACCTCTGGAGCTGGG GTGGCAGAGGGAGACCCGGATCAGGAACCTGGGCGGACGCCTGCAGGGAGATGTGGCCTACTACGCCCCATGCGGCAAGAAGCTGCGGCAGTACCCGGACGTGGTGAAG TATCTATCCAGAAATGGAATAAGTGACATCACGCGCGATAATTTTAGCTTCAGTGCAAAAATCAGGGTTGGTGACTTCTATGAAGCCAGAGATGGACCGCAG GGGTTGCAGTGGAGCCtgctgaaagaggaggaggtTCTCCCTCGCATCCTGGCCATGGAGGGCCGGCGAGGCCGTCCCCCAAACCCGGAGCGCCAGCAGGCGGGCGACGGCTCCCGGTCCAGGCGCAGGAAGGGGCGGCCCCCCAACGTCGGGGAGGCCGAGATCCCCGGCGCCACCAATGCCAAGCTCCTCCGCAAGCTGGAGGCTCAAG AAATCGCCAGGCAGGCGGCTCAGATCAAACTGATGCGCAAACTGGAGAAGCAGGCCCTGGCGCGTGCCGCCAAAGAGGCGAGGAAGCAGCAGG ccaTCATGGCAGCCgaagagaagaggaaacagaaagaacaaataAAGATTCTGAAGCAGCAG gagaAGATCAAACGAATTCAGCAAATCCGAATGGAGAAGGAGCTTAGGGCACAGCAGATCCTGGAG GCtaaaaggaagaagaaggaagagGCAGCGAATGCCAGAATTCTGGAGGCTGAGAAACGAACAAAG GAGAAGGAGTTGCGGAGACAGCAGGCTGTTATTTTGAAGCACCAG GAGTTGGAGAGACATAGACTAGATATGGTATgg GAACGGGAGAGGCGGAGGCAGCACATGATGTTGATGAAGGCAATGGAGGCTCGGAAGAAGGCCGAA GAGAAGGAGCGTTTGAAGCAGGAAAAGAGGGACGAGAAACGGTTAAACAAGGAGCGGAAATTGGAACTGAGGAGGCTGGAACTGGAAATTGCCAAGGAGCTGAAGAAGCCAAATGAAGATATGTGCTTGGCAGACCATAAG CCCCTCCCGGAGCTGTCCCGGATTCCCGGGCTGGTCCTGCCGGGCAGCACCTTCTCGGACTGCCTGATGGTGATGCAGTTCCTGCGCAGCTTCGGGAAGGTGCTGGGCTTCGACGTGAGCGTGGACGTGCCCAGCCTGGGCGTGCTGCAGGAGGGCCTGCTCAACGTGGGCGAGAGCATGGGCGAGGTGCAGGACCTGCTGGTGCGCATGCTGTCCGCGGTGGTGTGCGACCCGGGGCTGCCGCCCGGACACAGG ACCAAAACAGCCCTGGGGGACCACCTGACCAACGTGGGCATAAACCGGGACAACGTGTCGGAGATCCTGCAGATCTACATGGAGGCGCACTGCGGGGGCACGGAGCTGGCCGAGCTGATGGAGAGCCTGAAGACCAAGGCGTTCCAGGCCCACACGCCCGGCCAGAAGGCCTCCATCCTGGCCTTCCTGGTCAACGAGCTGGCCTGCAGCAAGAGCGTGGTCAG CGAGATTGACAAAAACATTGATCACATGACCAACCTTAGGAGGGACAAGTGGGTCATCGAAGGCAAGCTTCGCAA GCTGAGAATCATTCACGCCAAGAAGACGGGGAAGAGGGACTCGGGCGTGGCGGGGGAGGAGACCCAAGCTCTGGGCACACCCACCGCGGGGCGCAAGCGCAAGCGGAAAGGAGGGGACAgcgacgaggacgaggacgaaGACGAGGACAGCGACGACCAGGGCGACGATGACGatgacgaggaggaggaggtgaagaaggggaagaaggTGGAAACCTGTGAGGAAGAG GATGAAGGAGACCAGACTGCCAGCGTGGAGGAGTTGGAGAAGCAGATAGAGAAATTAACAAAG caACAGAGCCAGATCCGCCGCAAGCTGTTCGAGGCGTCCCACTCCCTGCGCTCCATGATGTTCGGGCAAGACCGCTACAAGCGCCGCTACTGGGTGCTGCCCCAGTGCGGGGGCATCTTCGTGGAGGGAATGGAGAGTGGAGAAG GTCcagaggaggtggagaaagagagggagcgacTGAAGAACGCAGAGACGGTCCAGATCAAAGAGGAGCCCCCAGAGGTGGTTGAGGAGAAGCCCCTGGACGCCGGCCTGGACCTGAACTTCGAGAGGACGACGGAGACCccggaggagaagaaggaggagaaggccTCCCCCAACCTCTTCCTCCAGAAGCCCGACTCCTTCTCCAAGCTTAGCAAGCTGCTGGAGGTGGCCAAAATGTCGCCAGAGTCAGACGAGCACCACCAGAAGCAGAACGGCAGTCCGGCAATGGTCCAGGCGGCCATGCCCTCTCCCACCCATGCTAACTTTCAGACGGGTTTACCCAGCGGCCTTCCCAcagcccccgccccgccccctgtCGAGGCCCCGCCCGACCCGGCCACGACCCCTCACCTCGGCAGCCCCGCCAAGAGGGCCAGCCCCCACCAGCTGCTGCCCAACGACCAGCTCTTCCGTGTGCTGACGGAGAAGAGCGGCCACTGGTTCAGTCTGCTGCCGCGCTCACCCTGCGACGACTCCTCCCTCACCAGCAACCCCACGCCCCAGACCACCTCCCCCCAGCCCTGCTCCACAGGGCCCAaatcaccctcctcctcctcgcccaTCCCGACGGCGGCCTCCGCCTCCGCTAGCCCCCACAACCCCGGGGGGATCAATAACTTCGCCTTCTCCAGCATCCAG GTGAAGCCCGGTATACACCTGATGGGTGTCCCGTTCTGCGGGTGGCCCGGCGGAATGGTGAGCCCAAACCTGCCCTTCTCCGGCAGCCACCCGTCGGCCCCCATGCTGAGTCCAGGGTACCCCGTGGTGGAGGCCAACGGCAGCCCCTTCCTGGCGCCCAGCATCTCCACCAGCAAGAGCGACTCCCCCGCGCCCCCCAGCGAGAAGCcgccctccgccccctccccagTCGTGGAGGTGGCCAAACCCCAGGACTACCCGACCCCCCGGCCTATCCCAGAGG AGATGCTGACAGGCTGGTGGAAGGTGTCGGACATGGAGGAGCTGCGCACCCTGGTCAAAGTGCTGCACTTCAGGGGCGTCAGGGAGAAGGCCCTCCAGAAACAGATCCAGAAGCACATGGAGTACATCGCCCAGGCCTGTGCCAAGAACCGCGATG CGGCCATCATTGACGTGAGTGACATGGAGGAGAACCAGGTGACGGCAGAGACCGTGGAGAGCTGGTGTGTGGAGGAACAGGCCATGGAGATGGACATCgctgtgctgcagcaggtggaggagctggagaggaaggtGACCTCTGCCAGTCTGCAGGTCAAG GGATGGATTTACCCCGAGCCTCACTCAGAGAGGGAAGATCTAGTCTACCACGAGCACAAGCCGGCCTCTAAGTTGTGCCCGGCCGCAGACAAAGAAGCCGGGGAAgagcaggaagagaaagaaggcAGCGGGATTGTGCGGCGTGTCAACAACCCCCTAGATATAGCTGTAACCAGACTGGCTGAATTGGAGAGGAACATCGAGCGAAG AGGTGAGGAAGACATCGCTCCCGGGATGAAGGTGTGGCGGAAGGCTCTGAGCGAGGTCCGCAGCGCTGCCCAGCTGGCCCTCTGtatccagcagctgcagaagtCCATCGCCTGGGAGAAATCCATCATGAAAGTC TACTGCCAAATTTGCCGGAAGGGGGACAACGAGGAGCTGCTCTTGCTTTGCGATGGTTGCGACAAAGGATGTCACACTTACTGCCAAAGACCCAAGATCACCGTAATACCTGAGGGGGACTGGTTTTGTCCAGCCTGCATATCCAAG GCGAGCGGTCAATCCCCAAAGAATAAGAAGCTTCCAAACCGAGcaggaggcgggggagggggtggaggaggaggcggagggggaggtgcaggaggaggagcaggaggaggcggaggaggcggAGGGAAGAAAAACTCAGAGATCAAGCGGAGCAGGAAGCCATCGGTAGCCGGAGAGGTCTCGGAGGATGACGCTGCAAGCACAAGCAGTACTCCAAAGAAAGGGGCTAAAGAGTCCaaaaagaggaaaggggaggagacccccaccccaaaccagCCCAAACAGGACAGTCCTGCGAGTGTGAAGAAAGCCAAAACGGCCAGAGACAACGCCAAGGACCTGGCGGTGTGCAG TGTGCTGCTCTCGGAGCTGGAGGGTCACGAAGATGCCTGGCCCTTTCTCACCCCCGTCAACCTGAAGTCTGTCCCTGGCTACAAGAAAGTCATCAAGAAACCCATGGATTTCTCCACTATCCGTGAGAAACTTGGCAGCAACCA GTACCAAAATCTTGAGACATTCATCGTTGATGTCAACTTGGTTTTTGATAACTGTGAAAAGTTTAATGAAGACGATTCTGATATCGGACGCGCTGGACACAACATGAGGAAGTTTTTTGAGCGAAGACGGACTGAACTTTTGAAGATGAACTAG